From Spartinivicinus ruber, the proteins below share one genomic window:
- a CDS encoding alpha/beta fold hydrolase has product METVAAKDISQRIKEIGLAIEQLEEEDVAAARRCRKQLAKIIGREVNGSTDAYIDFENMAGPNPIIGIHAKDITDTLMVMAKQVVKHPQLALYQSWQLLGDAVQVLLGNSDLKPSKQDKRFYDPTWHDNPFYKRYMQLYFAWCNRLCEWTEQVSLEDAEQRRARFILSLITEALAPTNTLLNPAAIKRIFETAGESVQQGVVNLFDDWLHNGGMPAQVNKRAFSVGENLATTPGSIVFRNEVLELIQYKPITPQVYSKPLFIIPPQINKFYIFDLTPDKSFVHYALSLGIQVFVCSWRNPNIEHRDWGLETYIVALEDAIDATCEITGANNVNVLGACSGGITAATLVGYLQAVAKSKVNVLTLMVSVLDMNIDSDVALFATERSLAQAKSYSHRKGVLEGRDLAKVFAWMRPNDLVWNYWVNNYLLGYPPPAYDVLYWNNDTTRLPAELHGQFLDMYEENPFHHPGLLKICHEPIDLSQVECDLYAVAGLNDHITAWEACYRSTLLFEGHCDFILSNSGHVQCILNPPGNPKAFYYTNSSHPQRAEEWRKSAAKHRGSWWEHWAGWIKERSGEQLQAPKKLGSSLYPPTDIAPGTYVHE; this is encoded by the coding sequence ATGGAAACAGTTGCTGCTAAGGATATTTCGCAACGAATTAAAGAAATCGGCTTAGCCATTGAACAGTTGGAAGAAGAAGATGTAGCAGCTGCTCGTCGATGCCGTAAGCAGTTAGCCAAGATAATTGGCAGAGAAGTCAATGGTTCGACGGATGCCTATATTGATTTTGAAAATATGGCAGGCCCCAACCCTATTATAGGGATACATGCCAAAGATATTACTGATACTTTAATGGTTATGGCTAAGCAGGTGGTGAAACACCCGCAGCTGGCTTTATATCAAAGTTGGCAATTGTTAGGTGATGCTGTACAAGTGTTACTGGGTAATTCAGATTTAAAACCATCGAAACAAGATAAACGTTTTTATGATCCTACTTGGCATGATAACCCATTTTATAAACGTTATATGCAACTTTATTTTGCCTGGTGTAATCGGTTGTGTGAGTGGACTGAGCAGGTAAGCCTTGAAGATGCAGAGCAACGTCGTGCTAGATTTATTTTATCGCTTATTACTGAGGCGTTAGCACCTACAAATACGTTGTTAAATCCTGCAGCAATAAAAAGGATTTTTGAAACTGCTGGAGAAAGTGTTCAGCAAGGTGTGGTCAATTTGTTTGATGATTGGCTACATAATGGTGGAATGCCTGCACAAGTTAATAAGCGAGCCTTCAGTGTGGGGGAAAATCTTGCTACAACGCCAGGTTCGATCGTATTTCGTAATGAAGTATTGGAGTTAATTCAATATAAACCCATTACTCCTCAAGTTTATAGCAAACCCTTATTTATTATTCCTCCGCAAATTAATAAATTTTATATTTTTGATTTAACACCAGATAAAAGCTTTGTTCATTATGCTTTAAGCTTAGGTATTCAGGTATTTGTTTGTAGCTGGCGTAATCCCAATATTGAGCATCGTGACTGGGGGTTGGAAACTTATATTGTTGCTTTGGAAGATGCTATTGATGCAACCTGTGAAATAACGGGTGCAAATAATGTAAATGTTTTAGGCGCTTGTTCAGGGGGAATTACTGCAGCCACCTTGGTGGGGTATTTACAGGCCGTGGCTAAAAGTAAAGTTAATGTGCTGACGTTAATGGTCAGTGTATTGGATATGAATATTGACTCTGATGTTGCCTTGTTTGCTACCGAACGTTCACTGGCGCAGGCAAAAAGCTACTCTCATCGCAAAGGGGTATTAGAAGGACGAGATTTAGCGAAAGTATTTGCCTGGATGCGGCCAAACGACTTGGTTTGGAATTATTGGGTTAATAACTATTTATTGGGTTATCCACCACCGGCTTATGATGTACTGTATTGGAATAATGATACTACCAGGCTGCCGGCGGAGCTGCATGGGCAATTTCTTGATATGTATGAGGAGAACCCTTTTCATCATCCTGGTTTATTGAAAATTTGTCATGAACCGATTGATTTAAGCCAGGTGGAGTGTGATTTATATGCAGTTGCTGGGTTGAATGATCATATCACTGCATGGGAAGCCTGCTATCGATCAACTTTGCTTTTTGAAGGGCATTGTGACTTTATTTTAAGCAATAGTGGTCATGTCCAGTGTATTTTGAATCCACCCGGCAATCCGAAAGCATTTTATTATACTAACAGCAGTCACCCTCAACGAGCCGAAGAATGGCGCAAGTCTGCCGCTAAACACCGGGGAAGTTGGTGGGAACATTGGGCTGGCTGGATTAAAGAAAGATCAGGTGAGCAGCTACAAGCCCCTAAAAAATTAGGCAGTAGTTTATACCCTCCAACGGATATTGCTCCTGGCACTTATGTTCATGAATAA
- a CDS encoding nitroreductase family protein, with translation MEILTALHNRVSMPRLVEPGPSDEQLTAIFQAALRAPDHAMLKPWRFLTIQEEGLNKLGQLFADAARQDQPDLSEEALQKYLGMPLRAPMVIVVICSPKEHPKVPEVEQLLSAGAATQNILLACHGMGVGAMWRTGAMAYHPHVKAGLGLAESEILTGFIYLGTPQGTAKRLPLLTQSDFVREWS, from the coding sequence ATGGAAATATTAACTGCATTACATAACCGAGTTTCTATGCCTAGACTAGTCGAGCCTGGGCCATCTGATGAGCAATTGACTGCTATTTTTCAAGCGGCTTTAAGAGCGCCTGATCATGCTATGTTAAAGCCATGGCGTTTTTTAACGATTCAAGAGGAAGGCTTAAACAAACTGGGGCAGCTATTTGCAGATGCAGCCAGACAGGATCAGCCTGATTTAAGTGAAGAGGCATTGCAAAAGTACTTGGGCATGCCACTACGGGCACCAATGGTGATTGTGGTGATCTGCAGTCCAAAAGAACACCCAAAGGTGCCAGAGGTAGAACAGCTTTTGTCAGCAGGTGCAGCTACTCAAAATATCTTATTGGCATGTCATGGGATGGGAGTTGGAGCCATGTGGCGAACTGGTGCAATGGCCTACCATCCACATGTAAAAGCAGGGCTGGGGCTGGCTGAGTCAGAAATACTAACGGGCTTCATTTATTTGGGCACACCTCAAGGTACGGCTAAACGACTCCCGTTGTTAACACAAAGTGATTTTGTACGGGAGTGGTCTTAG
- a CDS encoding alpha/beta fold hydrolase: MNKAAEKKWARYPDFDIQYQEVAGQQLRVAIRPGSLENKPPLLLLNGIGGSVEFLQPLADELTGVEIIAFDVPGAGGSPAPLVPYRFAGLSELTAKLLNKLNYGQVNVMGYSWGGALAQQFVHDFSRRCRKLVLAATTMGVVAVPGHVSELLKMAWQPKKYFSQAIKGALINNYSRHASLPEKPPSQGMVGFSYQLLAGYGWTSFLWLSKVRNDTLLLAGEKDTIVPAINMKLMARLMANADLKLLSGDHFFPIVTPKQTADLILSFCDYH, from the coding sequence ATGAATAAAGCAGCAGAAAAAAAATGGGCTAGATATCCTGATTTTGACATTCAATATCAGGAAGTAGCCGGCCAACAATTACGGGTGGCCATCCGACCAGGCAGCCTTGAAAATAAGCCACCTTTGTTACTATTGAATGGTATCGGTGGCAGTGTTGAGTTTTTGCAACCCTTGGCTGATGAATTAACGGGTGTAGAAATTATTGCTTTTGATGTACCTGGGGCTGGGGGATCGCCAGCTCCTTTGGTACCGTATCGTTTTGCAGGGTTATCAGAATTAACTGCAAAATTGCTAAATAAGCTGAATTATGGACAAGTTAATGTCATGGGGTATTCATGGGGGGGCGCGCTTGCCCAACAGTTTGTTCATGACTTTAGCAGACGTTGCCGTAAACTGGTATTGGCTGCTACTACAATGGGAGTGGTAGCAGTGCCTGGTCATGTTTCGGAGCTATTGAAGATGGCTTGGCAACCCAAAAAATATTTTAGTCAGGCTATTAAAGGAGCTTTAATCAACAACTATAGCCGGCACGCAAGTTTGCCTGAGAAGCCACCTTCCCAGGGCATGGTAGGTTTTTCCTATCAGTTACTGGCAGGTTATGGATGGACCAGTTTTTTGTGGCTAAGTAAGGTGCGCAATGACACCTTACTGTTAGCAGGAGAGAAGGACACGATTGTACCTGCCATCAATATGAAATTGATGGCAAGGTTGATGGCGAATGCTGACTTAAAACTGTTATCGGGTGACCACTTTTTCCCTATTGTGACCCCCAAACAAACAGCCGACTTAATCCTTAGTTTCTGCGATTATCATTAA
- a CDS encoding ABC transporter ATP-binding protein: MKSLALEINDLHKTYENGHEALKGISLTVEQGDFFALLGPNGAGKSTTIGIISSLINKTAGDVAIFGYNLEQQRYLAKKQLGVVPQEFNFNQFEKTRDILVTQGGYYGMRPQQAKKQADHYLKQLGIWDKRDVPARMLSGGMKRRLMIARALIHEPQLLILDEPTAGVDIELRRSMWEFLTDINKNRGITIILTTHYLEEAEQLCRNIAIIDKGNLVENTSMKSLLRKLHLETFIFDTQQAISQSPTVNGYPVRVVDDHTLEVQVEKSQGLNSLFSQLSQQQIEVTSMRNKANRLEELFVSLVEASNGK, encoded by the coding sequence ATGAAGTCTTTAGCACTTGAGATTAATGATTTACATAAGACCTATGAAAATGGTCATGAAGCACTAAAAGGTATCAGTTTGACTGTTGAACAAGGCGATTTTTTTGCCTTGCTTGGGCCAAATGGTGCGGGGAAGTCTACCACAATAGGTATTATATCCTCCTTGATAAATAAAACAGCAGGTGATGTTGCAATCTTTGGCTATAACCTGGAACAACAGCGCTACCTGGCAAAAAAGCAACTGGGGGTTGTTCCACAAGAATTTAATTTTAACCAGTTTGAAAAAACCAGAGATATTTTAGTGACGCAAGGTGGTTATTATGGAATGAGGCCACAACAGGCCAAAAAGCAGGCTGATCATTATTTAAAACAGTTGGGTATTTGGGATAAGCGAGATGTTCCGGCAAGAATGTTGTCAGGTGGGATGAAACGCCGGTTAATGATTGCCAGAGCACTAATCCATGAACCACAACTGTTGATTTTAGATGAACCAACTGCCGGAGTGGATATTGAGTTGCGTCGTTCTATGTGGGAGTTTTTAACGGATATCAACAAAAACAGAGGGATTACCATTATTTTAACCACCCATTATTTGGAAGAGGCAGAGCAACTTTGTCGAAATATTGCCATTATTGATAAAGGTAACCTGGTGGAAAATACCAGTATGAAATCGTTGCTCAGGAAGCTCCATTTAGAAACCTTTATTTTTGATACACAACAAGCAATAAGCCAATCACCCACTGTTAACGGTTACCCTGTCAGGGTCGTTGATGACCATACTTTGGAAGTACAGGTAGAAAAAAGCCAGGGCCTTAATTCACTCTTTTCCCAGTTATCTCAACAACAGATTGAGGTGACCAGTATGCGTAATAAAGCCAATCGCTTAGAAGAGCTATTTGTATCACTGGTGGAAGCAAGTAATGGTAAGTAG
- a CDS encoding PA2817 family protein, translating into MSATPSLEVLFHQLSETMKKASAELNQEALSTWVTRCQEIAHYFQQGDESAYQQGQDLTCQLISYWPQLTPVIPRDLLWLLGGECLHFMPEEEIAVYQQLEEQRLAAEMSGEPFDWQAAKQILAAQTTGNQQRH; encoded by the coding sequence ATGTCAGCAACACCATCATTAGAAGTACTTTTTCACCAGTTGAGTGAAACAATGAAAAAAGCCAGTGCAGAGCTTAATCAGGAAGCCCTAAGCACTTGGGTAACGCGCTGTCAAGAAATTGCCCATTATTTTCAACAAGGCGATGAATCTGCCTATCAGCAAGGACAAGATTTAACCTGTCAGCTCATTAGTTATTGGCCACAATTAACACCTGTTATTCCAAGAGATTTACTATGGCTGCTAGGTGGAGAATGTTTGCACTTCATGCCAGAAGAAGAAATTGCCGTTTATCAGCAATTAGAAGAACAACGGTTAGCTGCAGAAATGTCAGGTGAGCCATTTGACTGGCAGGCAGCCAAACAAATTCTCGCAGCTCAAACGACTGGTAACCAACAGCGTCACTAA
- a CDS encoding adenylate/guanylate cyclase domain-containing protein, translated as MSAVTNNPLIRDYNVRILAYLAGAVTIASGSYTGHLAHSILWVVPYALLYPHITYLFCQRFFQHASKASRRTLHYLDAINTGVVIGLMGFSAVPTTLFILMLEFSTIAFSGRQTLSTTNLFLIASAMAGYVFNQGQLAGPTPTLMAVAAGISCGVYILYIAHQFHNTGEQLKTSKKEVQLQKEKSLQLANNLCKYVSPQVYELIFSGKHKARLETQRKKLSVFFSDIKGFTELTEEMEAEALTDLLNNYLTEMSNIALKYGGTIDKFVGDSIMVFFGDPNSQGAKKDAMSAVSMAIAMRKHMKVLRQQWRSQGISKPLEIRMGVNTGYCTVGNFGAESRMDYTIIGKEVNLASRLESSAEPNEILISYETYSLIKDVIMCRDKGNISVKGFSRPIAIYQVVDFRRDLGATQSFIEHELEGFSMYLDTANVQRYDKEKIITALQDAAKKLRDKVII; from the coding sequence ATGAGTGCAGTAACTAATAACCCCTTGATCAGGGACTACAATGTTCGCATCCTGGCTTATCTTGCAGGTGCTGTTACCATAGCATCTGGCTCCTATACTGGGCATTTGGCTCACAGCATCTTATGGGTCGTACCTTACGCGTTACTCTACCCTCATATTACTTATCTGTTTTGCCAACGTTTTTTCCAGCATGCCAGTAAAGCAAGCCGTCGCACCCTTCACTATTTAGACGCAATTAATACAGGTGTAGTCATTGGGCTCATGGGGTTTTCTGCAGTGCCCACTACACTCTTTATTTTAATGCTGGAATTTAGCACGATTGCCTTTAGTGGTCGGCAAACCCTTTCCACTACTAATTTATTCCTCATAGCAAGTGCCATGGCTGGTTATGTCTTCAATCAGGGGCAATTGGCAGGGCCAACGCCAACTCTCATGGCAGTAGCAGCAGGCATCAGCTGTGGTGTTTATATTTTATATATCGCTCATCAGTTTCATAATACAGGGGAGCAATTAAAAACCAGTAAAAAAGAAGTCCAACTACAAAAAGAAAAGTCACTGCAGTTGGCTAACAACCTTTGTAAGTACGTCTCTCCTCAAGTGTATGAGTTGATTTTTTCTGGTAAACATAAAGCCCGCCTAGAAACCCAGCGTAAAAAGCTATCTGTATTTTTTTCAGACATAAAAGGTTTTACTGAATTAACTGAAGAAATGGAAGCTGAGGCATTAACTGACTTACTGAATAACTATTTGACCGAAATGTCCAACATTGCCCTCAAATATGGAGGCACTATCGATAAGTTTGTGGGCGACAGCATTATGGTATTTTTTGGCGACCCAAATAGCCAAGGCGCTAAAAAAGATGCAATGTCAGCAGTATCCATGGCAATCGCCATGCGCAAACATATGAAAGTATTACGTCAGCAATGGCGCAGCCAAGGTATCAGCAAACCCCTAGAAATCAGAATGGGAGTTAACACCGGTTATTGCACCGTGGGTAACTTTGGAGCAGAGTCCCGAATGGACTACACCATTATTGGTAAAGAGGTTAACTTAGCCAGTCGCTTAGAAAGCAGTGCTGAACCCAATGAAATTCTCATTTCTTACGAAACCTACTCATTAATCAAAGATGTCATCATGTGCCGCGATAAAGGTAATATCAGTGTTAAAGGCTTTTCTCGGCCAATTGCTATCTATCAAGTGGTGGATTTTAGACGTGATCTTGGAGCAACCCAAAGCTTTATCGAACACGAGCTTGAAGGTTTTTCAATGTATTTGGATACTGCAAATGTTCAACGTTACGACAAAGAAAAAATCATTACAGCCCTACAAGATGCCGCCAAAAAATTGCGAGATAAAGTCATTATCTAG
- a CDS encoding endonuclease V: protein MKIHQLHPWNISPAEAESIQKCLRAWIVTDDQFTHIQYVARAQVEINLDQDYSTAHITLLRLADHKIIEQHSATEKLTFPNQNGLISFRKAPVLLKALESLKINPDLILCDGRGLIPPDRFGLASHIGLLTNTPSIGIRSIPHMPVHHKLPRKRGTWVPLKTHQQAHSAILRLHEDYPPVYISVGHRLNLKSALKYTLLTLPSNLHELNLFSLVCPEPLGEQMDVTNQIKPIIANTNNEQQLTLVQ, encoded by the coding sequence ATGAAGATACATCAGTTGCATCCATGGAATATCTCACCTGCTGAGGCTGAGTCTATCCAAAAGTGCCTGCGCGCCTGGATTGTCACTGATGATCAGTTTACTCATATTCAATATGTGGCCAGAGCACAAGTTGAAATCAATTTAGATCAAGACTACTCCACTGCTCACATTACGTTATTACGGCTTGCTGATCATAAAATCATTGAACAGCACAGCGCTACTGAAAAACTTACCTTTCCTAACCAAAATGGCTTAATCTCATTCAGAAAAGCGCCTGTGCTGCTCAAAGCATTGGAAAGCCTAAAAATTAATCCAGACTTGATTCTGTGTGATGGCCGCGGGCTAATTCCCCCTGATCGATTTGGCTTAGCCAGTCATATCGGCCTGCTAACCAACACCCCCTCAATTGGCATTCGCTCTATTCCTCATATGCCTGTACATCACAAACTACCTCGCAAACGGGGAACTTGGGTGCCGCTAAAAACCCACCAACAAGCCCACAGCGCTATTTTACGCTTGCATGAAGATTATCCGCCCGTGTATATATCAGTGGGACATCGGTTAAATTTGAAAAGTGCTTTAAAGTACACTTTACTTACGCTCCCTAGTAATCTACATGAGTTAAACCTATTTAGCTTGGTTTGTCCTGAGCCATTAGGCGAGCAAATGGATGTAACCAATCAAATCAAGCCCATCATCGCCAATACCAATAATGAACAACAGCTAACTCTCGTACAGTAA
- a CDS encoding ABC transporter permease, with translation MYWQHIWIAFQTIYLKEVRRFLRIWPQTLLPPAITMVLYFVIFGSIIGSRVGEMGGFAYMEYVVPGLVMMSVITNAYSNVSSSFFSNKFQKSVEEMLVAPIPNWVILAGFVAGGVTRGLAVGLIVTLLSLGFANLQVVDIGVTVIAVLLTAIVFSLGGFINAIYAEKFDDISIIPTFVLTPLTYLGGVFYSVEVLPEFWRHLSHANPILYMVNAFRYGILGYADGINILFSIGMLVFFSLLLTMYSLRLLSKGKGLLH, from the coding sequence ATGTATTGGCAGCACATTTGGATTGCATTTCAAACCATCTATTTAAAAGAAGTTCGTCGTTTTCTCAGAATTTGGCCACAAACTTTATTGCCACCGGCTATCACTATGGTGCTGTATTTTGTGATATTTGGCAGCATCATTGGTTCGAGAGTGGGCGAAATGGGGGGCTTTGCCTATATGGAGTATGTGGTACCTGGACTGGTGATGATGTCAGTGATTACCAATGCTTATAGTAATGTCTCTTCGTCTTTCTTTAGTAATAAATTCCAGAAAAGTGTTGAGGAAATGCTGGTAGCGCCTATCCCTAACTGGGTTATATTAGCTGGCTTTGTTGCTGGTGGAGTTACACGTGGCTTAGCTGTTGGATTGATAGTCACTTTATTATCTCTGGGTTTTGCCAACTTACAAGTGGTTGATATTGGGGTGACAGTGATTGCAGTGTTATTAACGGCGATTGTGTTTTCGTTGGGTGGTTTTATCAATGCAATTTATGCAGAAAAGTTTGATGATATATCAATTATTCCTACTTTTGTGCTTACCCCTTTGACCTATTTAGGGGGGGTATTTTACTCAGTAGAGGTGTTACCTGAGTTCTGGCGACATTTATCCCATGCCAATCCAATCCTTTATATGGTTAATGCTTTTCGCTATGGAATACTAGGTTATGCGGATGGTATTAATATTTTATTTTCAATTGGAATGTTGGTGTTCTTTAGTCTATTGCTAACAATGTATAGCTTAAGACTGCTTAGCAAAGGTAAAGGGTTGTTGCATTAA